The segment ATGAGGCATTGACCACAGCTTCATCCACAAGAGACTTCAGATCAATGCGCTTACCACGCCGAAGGCTTGCATCTGCAGTAATGACGATCTTTGCCTGTGCATCCTTTATCCTGGAATGTAATGCTTTGGCACCGAAGCCTCCGAAAACGACACTGTGGACCGCACCGATACGTGCACATGCAAGCATGGCCACGATCTGCTCAGGAACCTGTGGCATATATATGCACACTTTATCCCCTTTCTCAACACCGAGGGATTTGAGACCATTGGAAAATCTCATGACATCACGGTAAAGCTGACGATATGTGATAACCTGCTCTTCTCCACCATCGCCTATCCAGATCATTGCGACCTTGTTCCTTTTCCCATTGAATACATGGCGTTCAAGGCAATTGGAGGTTATGTTCATCCTGGCATTGGTAAACCATTTTGCATAAGGATGGTCCCATTCCAAAACCTTGTCCCACTTTTCGAACCATTCAAGTTCCTCTGCTACACTTTCCCAGTGTTTTTCAGGATCCTTGAGAGATTCACTATAGATCTTTTCATAATCCTGCATCCAGGAATTTTCCTTTACCGATGGATCAGGATAGTAACATTTACTGTCAAGCTTAATATCTAAATTTTCAGACATGTTTCTCTATTCCTAACTAATATTCATTACAGATTTCACATGACCTGACTTCGTTTCAGATCAAATGAACTCAGCTTTGGAACCATGCAAGAGATTCCACTAGGAGGAGAATACAGCTGCCTGCTATGGAAATCGATGGGACCAAATAAGGAAGAGATAATGAAACCACAGGTTAATAGTTCCCATCCATCATGAATAATGATGATGGATGTATTTATCTGTTGTGGTCTTTGGATTAGCAACCCATTGAATAAAAAAAGACATCAATGGAACCAAAAATACAGAAATGCCATAATATAGACTCCTGTTGTTCGCAAAGAAAATGATAAAAAAAGGATGTATGACCATCAGTTATTAGAGACCACAATCTCAATGCAAGTGTACAACCTTTTGAAATAGATTAAACTAATTTTATAGACTCCTTTGAAGAATTTTGCTCTAAAAAAATCAGCAGTTAATCACAATTCTCTACAATATCCTTTAATGCAGCTGCAACTTCCACAAGTTTATCGCAGTCAATAATGTCTGGTATATCTTTTTCTGTATGTGTAATTGTTTTCATCAAAAAAGGAATACACTCAGATGTTAATGCCATCGTTTCTATGCTATTTTGTGCAAATATCATATGGTCTCCGCTATACCAGGGTCCCCCCTCTGTTAGGCCCTTGTAGTTTGATAAAGTGCCACAGATATTTCGTTTTGTTTTATCTGAACACTCATAGAATGAATAAGCAGTTTTACCTTTTTTGTAACCAACATCATCTATATTGATTGCCAGAATTATTTTATCAAACTCTTTTTGATATTTATGCAGGTAATCCATCTGCCCTGCTACACTGTAGTGATCCTCCCCATTGAAAGCCACAATTTCAATACAAATATTGCTTTGATGATCGGAAAGCATTTCAGCAAGGAGTAATAGGACCACTGTCCCTGAAGCATTATCTGATGCACCTGGTGTGCTTGCCCTTGAATCTATGTGTGCACAAATAACAATTTTCTTATCTGCGTCTGGATTTTTCCGCACAATGACATTACAGGCAGTTGAAGGGATTCTTTTGGAATTGATCCTTAACTTGAACATGCCCCCTGTTCCTTTAGCTATTTCATCACCAACATCGTCCGTGCAATATGCAGAAGGGATGTCAAAATCACCATCTTCTATAAGAGGATAGGGATATATTGCCCCTACAAGTTCGGGTTTGATTTCTGTCGCAGTGACTATAGCTGCTGGTTCTTTTGTTTCTAAAAGAGAATATATTTTCTTATGATCTTCCGGGTTATAGAACACAAAATTTTTAGGCATCAGCGGTTCATCGCATATTTTACCTTTCATCAATAGGATCTTGCCCCTACAGTTGCATTTTTCTAATTCTTCAACGGTAGTAACCGTTTCTAATTCCGCTTCTACATCACACCCAAGAGAAAAAGGGCTTGGATATATCTCAAACGATCTGTCAATAGCTCTAAGGGAAGATTCCCCGCTCTCAAAATCCATGCAACTAAAGGACTCGCTTTCAACTGCATATCCATAAGGGCTGACAATCCTCGCAAAAAAGTCTGTTGCTTCACGATTGCCTGCCGAACCAGTGCTTCTGGTAGGCTTTACATCACATAAAGCATTCAAATAGACCTTTGCTTTTTCTGAATATTCTTCATTCTCAGTTCTTATATTAAATTTCATATTAATTTCTCCAAGAATTGATCTAACCCATCTTTGCCAGTCAGAAGACAGCTCCTTATTTTAATGTGAATTAATCTGTACCCATCCATACATAGATCTTCATCGTAAAAAATCTATTTGCTATAATCAACATTTAATAATAGTCAATCAACATTCCTAGTTGACATTTTTCCACCCCTTGAGTTTAACTGTGCCTTTTGGAATTGAATAAATAATCAATTGCATGATGTTCCCATACAGGATTTTCTGGTAAGGAATGATTGTTACTTTCAATCAACTTACTATGAGTTTTTATAGTACTTATTACAGAAAATAATTTGAAATTAAAAGTGGGTGATAAGCTTGGAAATTCTAAAAGAAACAGAGATAACAGAATTAGAAGAAAGAACCGTAGCATGCGTTTCCTTTGTCGGCAACTATGTGGGTAAGGTCGAGGTCTTTGCAGAGCTGTTCGGTAAATTGGGCAACTGGGCAGGCCCGAAGCAATTGATAGGACCGAATACTCTTTTTATGTCTGCCTATTACGATGATCCGGGTGTTACCCCTCCAGAAGAACTTAAACTGGATGCGTGCATGACCATCGACGATGATGTTGAAGTTGAGGGTGAGATCAAGAAGCAGAAACTTCCCGGTGGAAAGTATGTAGTAATGCATGCAGAACTGAAAGGAGCAGAAGAATATGGCCCTGCATGGGAAAAGATCGTAGGGTGGCTTATGGAAAATAATCTTGAAATGGATATGTCCCGGGCAAGTTATGAGATATATTTGAATGATCCAGAGGAGCATCCGGAAAAGCATCATATTCTTGATATATGCATGCCAGTCAAGTGAATAAGAACCAGAGGGGCATTTCTGAAATGTAAATGCTTCTCTTAACAATCGTAATCTGGGATTGGAAGTATGGGATAGAAGGAGTAGTGGAAAAGTTTGAAAAATGGTAATCAGAAAGGTTGTTAACCCTTTCTTAAAATCAAGTAATTCAAAAAATCAATTTACTCAATATATTCCACGCTCATCTTTGCAGACCTGAAAAACTTCATGAAATCATGGACTTCTGAAGGCAATTCAGTGCTGACCGGCAGCCCCAGTTCAATAGCCTCTTTTGCAGAGATCGGAGTGACATGTATCATCTCTCCACTTAATAGTTTTTGAGCAACGGAGTTCCTTTTTTCTTCATCTTGAATTTTGTCCTCAAGCAATTCCATGATAACATCTTTTGTAAGCTCCATTGCTTTTTTTGAGATCTCGCTCATGATGATGGTAGTGTCATCAGCATCCATTCCTTTCTTTTCGGCTGCATAGATCCATGAGGGTGCCGGGTATGTTCCACGAATGAGATCACCCACCTGTGGGTCTATTGGACCTATGACTGCATCAGGATCCATTAAAATCTCATCTGCAGCAAGGGCAATGATGGTACCCCCTGACATGCAATAGTGTGGAATCATTATCCTGACCTTTTCTTTATGATTATTAAGAGCCCGTGCGATCTGTATGCTGGCATGCATTTGACCTCCAGGTGTTTGCATGATAATATCTATGGGCCGGTCACCGGTCTCCCTGATGGCTCGAAGTACCTGTTCAGCATCCTCAACATCTATGTATTGATAGACAGGAAAACCTAACATGGAAACTGCTTCTTTCCTGTGTATCATGGTAAGAACCTTTGTGCCCCACATGCGCTCCATCCGTTTGATCATGGAAAGCCTTTGCATCTTAATTTTCTTGAGCTGGGACTGAGGATAGACAAAAGCGTACAAGAAGAAGATCAGAAATAAGATTATCAGAATTTCTGTGACGGTGATTTCGGAAATCGAGACCAGAATGATACCCCCTTGATCAGAAATAATATTTACTATATTACTTTTTAGTTACATAACCCATATAACCTTACTTTTCTAATCTTTTTCTACATCAATGAGATTGTCAAATTAGAAGCTAAAGTAAAAGAGTTGGGTTCAGTCCATGCATATATGGATACTGATTCCATCTTTGTTCCTCCTGAGCAAGCCCAGGAGATTGTTGATCTTACTGTAATGAACCTGATCGAGAAGGGAGTTGTAGATAACAAGGACTTTGTGAGGACTGAGAGTTTTTCATTAAGGCTTAGACCTACTGGAGCAAGGAAGGTTACTGAAGAGTTCAATTCAGTAATGAACCACAAGACAAGGTCGAATACAGGAAAAAGAACAGTTCTTGGGATCTGTCCTGTTGTTGAAGGCAAGGGAGTTAAGCCATCAGCTTGTTGGAAAGAGGAAAACGATTGAGTTTAGCAGACCTGTTTATGTAGCTCAAAGAGATGATTCTGATCTGCTGAGGAAGAGGATCATTGACATGCCTTACACCGAATGGAAGGAGATGGGATTCTCTAAGGGTACATTGCTTTACATGAAGCAGAATGCCAAGAGTGATAAGCCGTTTACTCTCAATGCTCATGTAAGGACAAGATTAGAGATGGGGATGCATCTTAAAAAGAGCATGATGGCTTAAGCTATGATTAAATATAATGTTGCCTTTGATTCAGAACGATTTAGCAAAAAAATCAAAGAAGGGTTAGATTACCCTTCAGAATTCTCAATAAGCATAATGATGGTCTCTGCGTCTTTGATCAGCTCTTCAGCGACCTTGACAACGGCATTTCCAACCTCAAATTGGTGCGGGAGCAACTCAAGATATACCATCAGGCAGTCTTGAAGAAGGCCTTTGAGGGAGAGCTTACGAGGGAATGGAGGGAACAGCAGACTAATCTTCCGGATGCGGAGGATTTGCTAGAGCAGATTCGGGTGGAACGGGAAGAGAGTTACAAGAAGAAGCTTGAGGAATGGAAAAGAGCTGTTAAAGAGTGGGAGGATGCAGGGAAAGAAGGAAAGAAACCCAGTCGACCCAAGAAACCCAAAGAAACAAAACCACTCACTATCAATGAGCTTTCCAAATTACAAATTACCCCCCAAGAGTGGAAATGGACGAAAATTGGAAATTTAACACTTGGGGTAGAATATGGAACATCTGCAAAATCACAAAAATCAGGAGATGTTCCGGTATTACGAATGGGAAATATTCAAAATGGGAAATTTGATTGGGGAGATTTGGTTTTTACAAGCGACAAGGCAGAAATTGAAAAATATTTACTAAAAAAAGATGATGTTCTTTTCAACCGCACAAATAGCCCCGAATTAGTTGGTAAAACTGCCATTTACAAAAGTGAAAGACCTTCTGTTTTTGCAGGCTATTTGATAAGGATAAATCAACTTCAAAAATATATAGTTGCAGATTTTCTAAACTATTTTCTGAACTCCCACACTGCAAAAATGCATGGAAATTCAGTAAAAACAGATGGTGTAAACCAATCAAACATAAATGGAGAAAAACTTAGCAATTATCCATTCCCACTCTGTTCCTTCCTCGAACAACAAGCCATCGTAACCGAAATCGAAACACGCCTTTCGGTTTGTGATAAAGTCGAACAGGACATCGAAGAAAACCTTGAAAGGGCCGAAGCATTGCGACAGAGCATCTTGAAAAAAGCGTTTGAAGGAAAGCTACTCAATGAACGGGAGCTGGAAGAGGCACGAAACGCTCCAGATTGGGAACCTGCCGAAGTTTTGTTGGAACAAATTAAGACCTAAAAAGCGAACAAAAAATAATTCTCATGCCTTATTGACCCTTTCGACCCGGTCCTGTTCCTCCCATTTATCCCTGTACTTGTACAATGTACTTGCAGGAACGTTCATCACCCTCGAGATTTCGGACCATGTCAGACCCTTATCCCTGTACTTCATGACCTCTTTTTTGTTCGGCTCTTTGGTGGGTCTCCCCCATGTTTTCTTTTCCCTCCGGTGGCGCTCTATGCCAACCTTTATCCGTTCCCTCATGATCCTCTTCTCATTTTCTGCAACCCATCCAAAGATAGATATTAACAGCTTCCTGTAATGAGGGTCACCAGATGTGGACCATGCCTCACTGGGGCTCAAGGAGACCACCCTGACGCCTTTATCTTCAAATTCCATAAGATTAAGGGTGTCGATAAAAGTCCTCCCAAGCCGCGAGATTTCGAACAGATAGATCGTCTTCACTTCATGAGACTCGATATATTTCAGGAGCTTTTTGAACCCGGGTCGCTCTGGAGCCGGAACACTCCCACTGATGCCCTCGTCAAAGAATATCTGCTCCGGAGGAATGCCCTTGTTCTTGAGCTGGACTATTTGGGTATCGATGTTCTGATCTTTCGTACTTGTCCTTGCATATCCAACTGAATTTTCAGAAGATTCCATTAAACATATTTTGTGTTACAGATCTTTTATAAAGTTGTTCTCATTGTTTTATGGAACCAAATAGACATGTATTGTGGGATCTAATTCAAAAAAAAAGAAATATGCGAGGATGGCCTTATGGTTTATAAGAACCACGTTTATAGGTGATGCTTTTGATTTTATCAATAGGTATAAACTCAGATTCATCGGAATCTTCTACAATAATACCATTATATAAGAATACGATTTTATCTAATTCATCAAACAAGTCTTCTTGGCAACCATCGTTATCTTCTTCGAGAAATTTTTCTCTATATTCAATCGATACATTTGATATCGGTCCAATTTCATATGTTATAGTATAACCTCCTACTTCCAATAAAATGTGATATTACTTATACATATTCATATTAAGTATTATCACTTACCTTAATGGGTATCATTGTGCACTTCATTTTAACCCCCTCCATTCTCCTATTGCAACCATATGTTCTGAGGCTTCCGAGAATCATCCAGATTAAGCTTTTTTGGGTGGAGTTATGTCATCGCATGGAATGGACTAAAAACGCTTAAAACTGCTTGTTATAAGAGTAAAAAATAATTTACCCTTAAACATTTAAATATTATTTTTGCATTGAATAAACAATGAAGTGGCAAAAAATTTCAGAGGAAGATGTTGCTGATAAATTATACGATTTTATAAAAGAATACTTTGACGACTTTGGCCATAAAATTGGAACCAATTGGTGGTTTACACCTTCATGGTCACCCTTTGTAGAAGCTTGTTTTTTGATATGGGGTGAGAAATTAAACTATAAAGTAGGGGCTTCTTATACTCAGGATAATGTTCCTATATTTTTAAGAGAAATTGGAGTCATTTCAGATATAGATAAATTTCAAAAACCTATTGACAGAGGCTTCGATTTGTCTTGGCATACTGAAAATTACGACTTCATATTGGGGCTAGAGCATGAAGAAACAATAAAAGGTAATTTTGGAAACACGGTCGAAAATCACCTCCAGAACATATATGATGAAATCGAAAAATTACGATCGTATTAGGGAAAATTCAAAATTATCGTCACAAGACCTCGCCTGCGAAAAATCAATGGAATAAAAGATAATTACCCTGATGTAATAACGCATTATAGGGATAAATTGTCAGAGAGACTTTTAGAAATCACTCCTCATGATGATGAAAAATGGATAATAATCTTAATTGCTCCTGAGAAAAATTTAGGAACAAAACAAAGGACTACAAAAATATTGTTTTATTCATATATGTGGGAAACTGATCAACTATCACAAATAACTGAAAAAAGTTTCGAAGTATTCGTGGATGATGATTTTATGGTAAAAAGAAAAAAATAAGGTTGCTATTAGCCAACTTCCAACATACTAAATTTGGATAAAAGATATTTACAATTTATTAATAATGACCCAATATTTCTTCCCAAGATACACCTATCAAACATTCCAGGAGATCATCTTTCCTTTTGTCATATAGTACCTTTAAGCTATCTTTTTTTTCATCAATTGTCGCATGATGTAATCGCCTATGGCAGTTCGGACAAAGAGACACAATGTTACTCGGCACATCTAAACTCCAATTGAATTCCCCTTGTTTCCCCATAGGGATTAAGTGATGAGCTTCTACAAAATTTTCATCCGTTTTGGAGGAAGTAAATGTTTTATGTCCGATATCGATTTCACAAAGGTAGTTCGAATTTTCCAAACTCTCTTTCGCAACTTTGGGGTCTCTGGTCCACACTTCCTTTCCATGACTTGTAGTTGATTTCGGCTTTTTTTGTGGCCTTTTTGGAGTACTCGAAGCTTTTGCATAAATCACTTCACTTTGATATTCTTCATCTTCAATATCGTCGATATCAGTTGTCAATATTCTGTCCGCAAACCTTTCAAAACTCCCAACTCGCCCCGTTAACTCGCGATAGATGCCGACTAATTTTATGAGATCACTTGTCAATTGCTTGTCATTCGGCAAATCATCTTTTGAATAAAATTTGCCACAAATATGGCCCAGTTGATATCCTACGGCAAGATTCTTTTTACTTTTTAAATCAATCTTTTCGAGTGGAAAATCCATTGATGATGGATTTAATAGTTTTCTAAATTCATTTGCAACTGTTACAATGTTTTCCCGCCCTTCTTTGATTCCATATTCCTCTTTGTAATAAGTCCAACCCTGGTTAAGTGATAAATAAAAACCGGACATATCAGCCCTAAAGAGATATACAATGTAGTAGCCTTCACTTGCACCCGTAGTGATTTTTTTATCAAATATCGCAACCCAAGGAATTTCAGCCCAATTTTTTCTCCTTCCGGGAGAGCCCTCAATTTTATAGTACGATGTATCAATAAGTGTTGTTTTTTCAATAGATGCTTTTGGAATATGCCTTACATAATGTGCAAAATCACTGCCAGGAAGTGGTTTCGTTTTTTCAACTAAATAATTATCCATTATTTTTAGAAAAGACTCTTGCATAAATTTCACCTGATTGAACAATATGATAAAATATATTAAATAATTATTGATAATTTTAGAACAGTTTTTTACATAAGAATGTTTTGTTTTAACCGTTCATCGTTTCCGAAAAATCACTTGGGAGGGGGAATAATCCTCACCTCTTTCTCCGACTTTTCCGGTATATACTTGGAGTCCAAAATCTTCTTCTCCGAGACCACCTTGGAGACCACGTATAGGCCGTCTCTACGCCTCAAGAGGAAGAACCCACACTCTTCTATCTCCTTAGCTGTTAACCTCCTTATGAGCCTTTTCTGGACCATTTCGGAGGCAGTTCTGTCGTCATATATGATAATCTTTTCATTTTATTACAAAGGAAAATGCTTCACGGAACGTTAAAGAAAAATACTGAAAACCACCAAAAAAAGAATTGTGGAGAAAATTGTATTCCCCACACTTAAACAATCACTTTGTTTTGTGGATCTTGATTGAACCTCCACCAATTTCTGTTGTTGGATCTTCATCCTCATCTTCACCCGGCATGTTGTCATAGACCACAACATCGTTGTTGTCTTTGTCCCATATCTTTATCCTGAACATGTCAACGTCGGTGCTTGGTGTGAGTTCTGCGTCGATGGCGGTAAGCATGAATCCGTAGTTACCTTCACCATTGATGGTTCCAGTTCCCTTGTACATTGCTTTGTGTTTGCTGACTACAAGCCAATCATAACTGTCTGAGTGGAAGTTGAGATCACCTGCACGGAACTGGAATTCAGTATTACCAACAGGATAATCTTTATTTTTCACGTACTTTGAAACAAAGCCAAAGTTTGCTTTTCCTTCAAGGGTTGGCTCCGCCAGATATGCTCCCGACTCAGACCAAATCCATCCACCACCGGTTACAAATCCGCCATCTGGGTCGTACACCACTACGTACTGATACAGTTCTGTATCGAACCCACCGTCATCATCTGTAATCGTGAGATTGACTGTGTACACTCCAGCTGTTGTGTAGGTATGATTATCTATTACAGGACTAGTGGTAGGAAGAGGACCTGTTATTATTCCATCACCCCAGTCTATTGTGTACGATGCTTCAGGTTCAAATACTTGAATTCGATGGTTAAAAGTGTCTGCAACATAAACATTTCCGGAAGAATTCACAGCAATACCAAATGGATCATCAAATTGACCATCACCGCTTCCTTCAGATCCCCATTTTGTCAGGAAAGTTCCAGAGGAATCAAATTTTTGGATTCGATGATTCCAAACGTCTACAACAAAAACATTTCCTGAGGAATCCACGGCAACAGTAAATGGATAATAAAATTGACCATCACCGGCTCCATGCGATCCCCATTTCATCAAGAAAGTACCTGAGGAATCAAATTTTTGGATTCTATCATTCCAAACGTCTCCAACATAAACATTACCGGAAGAATCCACAGCAATACCGTGTGGATATCCGAATTGTCCATCACCTGAGCCAGGAGTACCCCATTTCATTAAGAAATTACCAGATGAGTCGAATTTTTGGATTCGATGGTTCCAACCATCTCCAACATAAACATTGCCTGAAGAATCTACATCAATTCCAAGCGGATCATCAAACTGTCCATCACTAGTTCCTTCAGACCCCCATTTCATCAAGAAATTACCAGAAGAATCGAATTTTTGAATTCGATCGTTAAACTTGTCTGTAACGTAAACATTACCGGAAGAATCCACAGCAATATCCGTTGGATAATCGAATTGCCCATCACCAATTCCAAGAGATCCCCATTTTGTCAGGAAAGTACCAGATGAGTCGAATTTTTGGATTCGATGGTTTTGATTGTCTGCAACATAAACATTCCCCGAAGAGTCTACGGCAACCCCAACTGGATGATTAAATTGCCCATCACCAATTCCATACGATCCAAATTTATCGACAAAAACATAATTTTCTGTATCATGAGAACCAGGATAAGTGAATGTGGCAAATAAATCGACTTCACTACCAACTTCAATTGGTTCAGTGGGTTGCACGGTTAGGGATGTTATTTTTGGAATGTCAAGTTCAAATACTTGAACCCGATAGTTGTAGGTGTCCATAACATAAACATATCCGGTAGCATTTATGGCAACATCTAGTGGATAATTGAATTGTCCATCATCTGAGCCAGGAGTACCCCATTTTGTCAAGAGATTGCCCGAAGAATCATATTTTTGAATCCGATAATTCCAACCGTCAGTAACA is part of the Methanococcoides orientis genome and harbors:
- a CDS encoding M28 family peptidase codes for the protein MKFNIRTENEEYSEKAKVYLNALCDVKPTRSTGSAGNREATDFFARIVSPYGYAVESESFSCMDFESGESSLRAIDRSFEIYPSPFSLGCDVEAELETVTTVEELEKCNCRGKILLMKGKICDEPLMPKNFVFYNPEDHKKIYSLLETKEPAAIVTATEIKPELVGAIYPYPLIEDGDFDIPSAYCTDDVGDEIAKGTGGMFKLRINSKRIPSTACNVIVRKNPDADKKIVICAHIDSRASTPGASDNASGTVVLLLLAEMLSDHQSNICIEIVAFNGEDHYSVAGQMDYLHKYQKEFDKIILAINIDDVGYKKGKTAYSFYECSDKTKRNICGTLSNYKGLTEGGPWYSGDHMIFAQNSIETMALTSECIPFLMKTITHTEKDIPDIIDCDKLVEVAAALKDIVENCD
- a CDS encoding AraC family transcriptional regulator, which codes for MEILKETEITELEERTVACVSFVGNYVGKVEVFAELFGKLGNWAGPKQLIGPNTLFMSAYYDDPGVTPPEELKLDACMTIDDDVEVEGEIKKQKLPGGKYVVMHAELKGAEEYGPAWEKIVGWLMENNLEMDMSRASYEIYLNDPEEHPEKHHILDICMPVK
- a CDS encoding SDH family Clp fold serine proteinase, with product MVNIISDQGGIILVSISEITVTEILIILFLIFFLYAFVYPQSQLKKIKMQRLSMIKRMERMWGTKVLTMIHRKEAVSMLGFPVYQYIDVEDAEQVLRAIRETGDRPIDIIMQTPGGQMHASIQIARALNNHKEKVRIMIPHYCMSGGTIIALAADEILMDPDAVIGPIDPQVGDLIRGTYPAPSWIYAAEKKGMDADDTTIIMSEISKKAMELTKDVIMELLEDKIQDEEKRNSVAQKLLSGEMIHVTPISAKEAIELGLPVSTELPSEVHDFMKFFRSAKMSVEYIE
- a CDS encoding CRISPR-associated endonuclease Cas1, which gives rise to MDTDSIFVPPEQAQEIVDLTVMNLIEKGVVDNKDFVRTESFSLRLRPTGARKVTEEFNSVMNHKTRSNTGKRTVLGICPVVEGKGVKPSACWKEEND
- a CDS encoding restriction endonuclease subunit S, whose product is MKKAFEGELTREWREQQTNLPDAEDLLEQIRVEREESYKKKLEEWKRAVKEWEDAGKEGKKPSRPKKPKETKPLTINELSKLQITPQEWKWTKIGNLTLGVEYGTSAKSQKSGDVPVLRMGNIQNGKFDWGDLVFTSDKAEIEKYLLKKDDVLFNRTNSPELVGKTAIYKSERPSVFAGYLIRINQLQKYIVADFLNYFLNSHTAKMHGNSVKTDGVNQSNINGEKLSNYPFPLCSFLEQQAIVTEIETRLSVCDKVEQDIEENLERAEALRQSILKKAFEGKLLNERELEEARNAPDWEPAEVLLEQIKT
- a CDS encoding recombinase family protein, which encodes MESSENSVGYARTSTKDQNIDTQIVQLKNKGIPPEQIFFDEGISGSVPAPERPGFKKLLKYIESHEVKTIYLFEISRLGRTFIDTLNLMEFEDKGVRVVSLSPSEAWSTSGDPHYRKLLISIFGWVAENEKRIMRERIKVGIERHRREKKTWGRPTKEPNKKEVMKYRDKGLTWSEISRVMNVPASTLYKYRDKWEEQDRVERVNKA
- a CDS encoding DUF3578 domain-containing protein, whose protein sequence is MQESFLKIMDNYLVEKTKPLPGSDFAHYVRHIPKASIEKTTLIDTSYYKIEGSPGRRKNWAEIPWVAIFDKKITTGASEGYYIVYLFRADMSGFYLSLNQGWTYYKEEYGIKEGRENIVTVANEFRKLLNPSSMDFPLEKIDLKSKKNLAVGYQLGHICGKFYSKDDLPNDKQLTSDLIKLVGIYRELTGRVGSFERFADRILTTDIDDIEDEEYQSEVIYAKASSTPKRPQKKPKSTTSHGKEVWTRDPKVAKESLENSNYLCEIDIGHKTFTSSKTDENFVEAHHLIPMGKQGEFNWSLDVPSNIVSLCPNCHRRLHHATIDEKKDSLKVLYDKRKDDLLECLIGVSWEEILGHY
- a CDS encoding SBBP repeat-containing protein, with protein sequence MRIKQSILICFGIALVLITIGTASADYVFVDKFGSQGSGDGQFAYSSSVAIDSSGNVYVADTFNHRIQKFDSSGNFLMKWGSSGTGDGQFNQPLRVAVDSSDNVYVSDLFNHRIQKFDSSGNFLMKWGSSGTGDGQFRYPYGVAIDSSGNVYITDAENHRIQKFDSSGNFLMKWGSLGTGDDQFNYPTDVAVDSSDNVYVVDSQNVRIQKFDSSGNFLTKWGSSGAYGVGIDACDNVYVTDGWNYRIQKYDSSGNLLTKWGTPGSDDGQFNYPLDVAINATGYVYVMDTYNYRVQVFELDIPKITSLTVQPTEPIEVGSEVDLFATFTYPGSHDTENYVFVDKFGSYGIGDGQFNHPVGVAVDSSGNVYVADNQNHRIQKFDSSGTFLTKWGSLGIGDGQFDYPTDIAVDSSGNVYVTDKFNDRIQKFDSSGNFLMKWGSEGTSDGQFDDPLGIDVDSSGNVYVGDGWNHRIQKFDSSGNFLMKWGTPGSGDGQFGYPHGIAVDSSGNVYVGDVWNDRIQKFDSSGTFLMKWGSHGAGDGQFYYPFTVAVDSSGNVFVVDVWNHRIQKFDSSGTFLTKWGSEGSGDGQFDDPFGIAVNSSGNVYVADTFNHRIQVFEPEASYTIDWGDGIITGPLPTTSPVIDNHTYTTAGVYTVNLTITDDDGGFDTELYQYVVVYDPDGGFVTGGGWIWSESGAYLAEPTLEGKANFGFVSKYVKNKDYPVGNTEFQFRAGDLNFHSDSYDWLVVSKHKAMYKGTGTINGEGNYGFMLTAIDAELTPSTDVDMFRIKIWDKDNNDVVVYDNMPGEDEDEDPTTEIGGGSIKIHKTK